From the genome of Acinetobacter sp. TR3:
TTCTGAAGATATCTTATTTCAAGGTGTAAGTCTGCATTTGGGGTATGGCATCTTGCTTGGTGCTTTCTGTTTGCGTTATCTCTATATGCGAGAGCAATGGATGAATCAGCAATATAGTGAGCTGAATGCGCGGATTCAAGCCATGCAAGCACGTATTCATCCTCATTTCTTGTTTAATAGTTTAAATAGTGTCGTGAGTTTGATTTCAATTGATCCTGACAAAGCAGAAAACATGTTGATTAGTCTGTCACGTTTATTTCGAGCCAGTTTCCAAGAGCTAAAGTTGGTTAATTTGGCTGAAGAAATTGATTTATGCCAGCAATATTTAAGTATAGAAAAGATGCGCTTAGGTGACCGTTTACAGGTAGAATGGAATATACAAGCAACACCTATAGAATTAAAACGGGTCACAATCCCATTATTAACATTGCAACCTTTGCTAGAGAATAGTATTTTTCATGGGGTAGAAAAAGTTTTGCAACCCTCAACCATTAGTGTATTGGTTGAAATATTGCAAAATCAAGTCAGTATAGTCATTACTAACCCTTATTCTCACGATACAATAAAATCGAGACAAGGGAATGGTATTGCAATAGAAAATGTGAAGCAACGTCTAAAAGCCTATTACGGACAGACAGTGAAGTTTCAGGTTTATGGGGGAGTATCGTTATATACCACGGTGGTAAGTTATCACTATCGAGTAAAATAATAAGTTAAGTTAACCATAAAAATGACGGATGAAGTTAACGGTGACAAGGAGGAGAGGATGAAAGTTCTGATTGCTGATGATGAACCTCTCGCAGTAGAGCGTTTGTCACGTTTAGTGACCCAAATGGGTCATGAAGTGATTGCGACGGCGCATCATGGGCAGGATGTGTTAAACCATATAGAAAATGATTCGCCCGATGTTGTTCTATTAGATATTCAAATGCCTGGAATGAACGGATTGGAGTGCGCTGAGCAGATCAGTCATCTTCACCCTCGTCCAGCTATTATTTTTTGTACAGCATATGATCAACACGCATTGGAAGCGTTTAAGTTTCAAGCACAGGGATATTTGCTCAAGCCTATTGCACAACAAGATTTACAACAGGTGTTCAATAGTCTGACGCAACTTACACAAGCACAAATGACTGGTTTACAACAACAAGACGATATGTACGATACTAAAACTCAACGCCATCAAATTGCTGCGAAAACTTATCGCGGGGTCGAACTTATTCCAATCGAGAATATTTACTATTTTCTAGCAGATCAGAAATACGTCACTGTTCGTCATCGGAATGGCAGTGTATTAATTGATGAAACTTTGAAAGATCTAGAATCTGAGTTTTCAGATCGTTTCATTCGAATTCATCG
Proteins encoded in this window:
- a CDS encoding LytR/AlgR family response regulator transcription factor, with amino-acid sequence MKVLIADDEPLAVERLSRLVTQMGHEVIATAHHGQDVLNHIENDSPDVVLLDIQMPGMNGLECAEQISHLHPRPAIIFCTAYDQHALEAFKFQAQGYLLKPIAQQDLQQVFNSLTQLTQAQMTGLQQQDDMYDTKTQRHQIAAKTYRGVELIPIENIYYFLADQKYVTVRHRNGSVLIDETLKDLESEFSDRFIRIHRNALVSLDYLEGLELIAAGQYQVRLRELDERLSVSRRHLPSLRECMHQL
- a CDS encoding sensor histidine kinase; the encoded protein is MWSWRLSKIKKSIANPNVVAEIRRKKLSKTRQMSPAGSYFFTKIRQSQHLLELIVASNVLAMVLALAEARSWQAVESIRVFQYMLFINWIILSFSAFVDYFQEFFAKFSQKMALILGFIFLQLIVLLTTCVINIIQYWGSSTNEFSEDILFQGVSLHLGYGILLGAFCLRYLYMREQWMNQQYSELNARIQAMQARIHPHFLFNSLNSVVSLISIDPDKAENMLISLSRLFRASFQELKLVNLAEEIDLCQQYLSIEKMRLGDRLQVEWNIQATPIELKRVTIPLLTLQPLLENSIFHGVEKVLQPSTISVLVEILQNQVSIVITNPYSHDTIKSRQGNGIAIENVKQRLKAYYGQTVKFQVYGGVSLYTTVVSYHYRVK